One window of Phycisphaeraceae bacterium genomic DNA carries:
- a CDS encoding Fic family protein — MPPEVPEPLMAFDQCASVVGSLLHRLDAARDRYRVLNDAGRVLANSFEALRVEMTYHSNAIEGSTLTLRETQLVLEGRVPATGKSLREVYEARNHDRALRMIESRAEERGAGVALTERDILDVHALVLADIEPASAGRYRSERVLIKGTRFVPPGSHRFGELMPAMLGLVERPGVHPAIIAAELHYNLVAVHPFADGNGRTARLLMNMHMLQHGYPLVIIEVERRGEYLVALEEANEGRCERFAAFVIESAERSIERLIGE, encoded by the coding sequence GTGCCACCTGAAGTTCCAGAGCCGTTGATGGCGTTTGACCAGTGCGCGAGCGTGGTGGGTTCGCTGCTTCATCGACTTGATGCGGCGCGGGATCGATATCGCGTGCTGAACGATGCCGGGCGGGTGCTCGCCAACTCGTTCGAGGCGTTGCGGGTGGAGATGACGTACCACTCGAACGCGATCGAGGGGAGCACGTTGACACTGCGTGAGACGCAGTTGGTTTTAGAGGGGCGGGTGCCCGCGACGGGGAAGTCTTTGCGCGAGGTGTATGAGGCGCGGAACCATGACCGCGCGCTGCGGATGATCGAGTCTCGGGCCGAGGAGCGCGGAGCGGGTGTGGCGTTGACCGAGCGGGACATCCTCGATGTTCATGCGCTTGTGCTCGCGGACATCGAGCCGGCCTCGGCGGGGCGGTATCGCTCCGAGCGTGTGTTGATCAAGGGGACGCGGTTTGTGCCGCCGGGTAGCCACAGGTTCGGCGAGTTGATGCCGGCCATGCTTGGGCTGGTGGAAAGACCCGGCGTGCATCCGGCGATTATCGCGGCAGAGTTGCACTACAACCTGGTCGCGGTCCACCCGTTCGCTGATGGGAACGGACGGACGGCACGGCTGTTGATGAACATGCACATGCTCCAGCACGGGTATCCGCTCGTGATCATCGAGGTCGAGCGGCGCGGGGAGTATCTCGTGGCTCTTGAAGAGGCGAACGAGGGGCGATGCGAGCGGTTCGCGGCGTTCGTGATCGAGAGCGCGGAGCGCTCGATTGAGCGGTTGATCGGGGAGTGA
- a CDS encoding VOC family protein — MQTSPKNTICLWFNNDAEEAARFYASTFPDSAITAIHRAPADYPSGKAGDVLTVNFTVLGIPCLGLNGGPAFKHSEAFSFQIATETQEETDRYWNAIVNNGGSESACSWCKDKWGLSWQITPIALTKAIADPDPAVAKRAFEAMMTMGKIDIAKIEAARKG; from the coding sequence ATGCAAACCTCCCCAAAGAACACCATCTGCCTCTGGTTCAACAACGACGCCGAAGAAGCCGCACGCTTCTACGCCAGCACCTTCCCCGACTCTGCCATCACCGCCATCCACCGCGCACCCGCCGACTACCCCTCCGGCAAAGCGGGCGATGTCCTCACCGTCAACTTCACCGTCCTCGGCATCCCCTGCCTCGGCCTCAACGGCGGCCCCGCCTTCAAGCACTCCGAGGCCTTCTCCTTCCAGATCGCCACCGAAACCCAGGAAGAGACCGATCGCTACTGGAACGCCATCGTCAACAACGGCGGCTCCGAGTCCGCGTGCAGCTGGTGCAAAGACAAATGGGGCCTCTCCTGGCAGATCACCCCCATTGCCCTCACCAAAGCCATCGCCGACCCCGACCCCGCCGTCGCCAAGCGCGCCTTCGAAGCCATGATGACCATGGGCAAGATCGACATCGCCAAAATCGAAGCCGCACGCAAGGGATAG
- a CDS encoding helix-turn-helix transcriptional regulator, producing MGERDNTGLAELRRGVLVLAVLSRLRTPQYGYSLRQALAEGGMPIEEGTLYPLLRRLESQGLLASEWNTEQSPRRYYRLNAEGERMLAALTEAWRDQVRVMSGLLDGRV from the coding sequence ATGGGTGAACGGGACAACACAGGGTTGGCGGAGCTGAGGCGGGGGGTGTTGGTGCTCGCGGTGCTCTCGCGTCTGCGGACGCCGCAGTACGGGTACTCGCTGCGGCAGGCGCTCGCCGAGGGGGGCATGCCGATCGAGGAGGGGACGCTGTACCCGCTGCTTCGGCGGCTGGAGTCGCAGGGTCTGCTCGCGAGCGAGTGGAACACGGAACAGTCGCCGCGGCGTTACTACCGGCTGAACGCGGAGGGGGAGCGGATGCTCGCCGCGTTGACCGAGGCGTGGCGGGATCAGGTGCGCGTGATGAGTGGTCTTCTGGATGGGAGGGTGTGA
- a CDS encoding redoxin domain-containing protein, with the protein MNAQCRRAIRASFVLALLATTLAQPNAAHAAQPTTPTHQRAVDQYNINKARLAIAGYDPVSYFPEGGSKPAKGDPKLEHIDRGVTYRFASRKNLDLFRSNPDKFIPAHGGWCSWAMAENGSKVEIDPKSFLIVDGRLLLFYKDILNDTRAKFQKNLAPNIARADAAWMRLSGEAPFDANAAPTLQSRLEDTKRRFDAQAPEQMKTTFEDGISSVATSGITQSALNAGARAPDFTLSDHAGNPVRLSDLLKQGPVVLTWYRGGWCPYCNIQLRAYQDALPDITSLGARLVAISPELPDNSLTTREKNALEFTVLSDTGSTVARAYGLSYKVPDAVADAFKGMIDLPSINGDDSWELPLAATYVISPDGTIAYAFLSADYRERAEPQAIIDALRNTK; encoded by the coding sequence ATGAACGCCCAGTGCCGCCGCGCCATCCGCGCGAGCTTTGTCCTCGCGCTTCTCGCAACCACGCTCGCCCAGCCCAACGCCGCACACGCCGCACAACCAACCACCCCGACCCACCAACGCGCCGTTGACCAATACAACATCAACAAGGCGCGCCTCGCAATCGCGGGCTACGACCCCGTCTCCTACTTCCCCGAAGGCGGCTCCAAACCCGCCAAGGGCGATCCCAAACTCGAACACATCGATCGAGGCGTCACATACCGATTCGCCTCGCGCAAGAACCTCGATCTCTTCAGGTCAAACCCGGACAAGTTCATCCCCGCTCACGGCGGCTGGTGCTCATGGGCCATGGCCGAGAACGGCTCAAAGGTCGAGATCGACCCGAAGTCCTTCCTCATCGTCGATGGCCGCCTCCTTCTCTTCTACAAAGACATCCTCAACGACACGCGCGCCAAGTTCCAGAAGAACCTCGCGCCCAACATCGCCCGCGCCGACGCCGCGTGGATGCGACTCTCGGGCGAGGCGCCCTTCGATGCGAACGCCGCGCCCACGCTCCAAAGCCGCCTCGAAGACACAAAGCGCCGCTTCGACGCCCAGGCGCCCGAACAGATGAAGACCACCTTCGAAGACGGCATCTCAAGCGTCGCGACGAGCGGCATCACACAGTCCGCGCTCAACGCCGGAGCCCGCGCCCCAGACTTCACACTCAGCGACCACGCCGGCAATCCCGTCCGCCTCTCCGATCTGCTCAAACAAGGGCCCGTTGTCCTGACGTGGTACCGGGGCGGCTGGTGCCCCTACTGCAACATCCAACTCCGCGCATACCAGGATGCTCTCCCCGACATCACGTCGCTCGGAGCCCGCCTGGTCGCCATCTCGCCCGAACTCCCCGACAACTCGCTCACAACCCGCGAGAAGAACGCTCTGGAATTCACCGTCCTCAGCGACACCGGCAGCACCGTCGCCCGCGCCTACGGGCTTTCATACAAAGTCCCCGACGCCGTCGCGGACGCCTTCAAGGGCATGATCGATCTCCCATCGATCAACGGCGACGATTCGTGGGAACTCCCGCTCGCCGCGACATACGTCATCTCTCCCGATGGCACCATCGCCTACGCCTTCCTCAGCGCGGACTACCGCGAACGCGCCGAGCCGCAAGCGATCATCGACGCCCTGCGAAACACGAAGTAA